One stretch of Euphorbia lathyris chromosome 7, ddEupLath1.1, whole genome shotgun sequence DNA includes these proteins:
- the LOC136235369 gene encoding trihelix transcription factor DF1-like codes for MLGDSSSVLAATTTPSRGGGAGGSGPDQAAASHPSHHHHHHLEVGHVVGPNNNSADEDRARGGGADEGDRSFGGNRWPREETLALLRIRSDMDVAFRDASVKGPLWDEVSRKLAELGYNRSSKKCKEKFENVYKYHKRTKEGRSGKQEGKAYRFFDQLEAFESHPPPSFPPPPPKPQPATIPTLPMPVVNPPAPPPPAPAPAPASHPPPPPLTSQSVGASHIISPTVTSIPDQGIVSTGINLTVPPFAVNPTVIQEKNPINVSSSVPSFSGDLLSNSTSSSSTSSDMEIQGRRRKRKWKDFFERLMKEVIHRQEDMQNKFLEAIEKREHERMVREESWRMQEMSRINREREILAQERSMASAKDAAVMAFLQKLSDQQNPPPQQQQVPNQQPPQQQIPPPKPVQASAPVPASAPPPPPQPQQASMTPQPIQASAPAQAMQPQAMQLVPTPVQQQEGRIVEFKGDNNGDQALVVMSGSGASSSRWPKVEVEALIHLRTTLDSKYQENGPKGPLWEEISAGMRKLGYNRNAKRCKEKWENINKYFKKVKESNKKRPEDSKTCPYFHQLDALYREKNSNVVQFKPENSVPLMVRPEQQWPPPPAPPPPPPQPSQHDSVMDDLESDQDHDNDDDEDDDEAGGYEIVPNRQTSISSAG; via the exons ATGCTAGGGGACTCAAGTAGTGTTCTAGCAGCCACTACAACACCCAGCCGCGGTGGTGGTGCTGGCGGCAGCGGGCCTGACCAGGCAGCGGCATCTCATCCTTCTCACCACCATCACCATCATCTTGAAGTTGGACATGTGGTGGGCCCAAACAATAATTCAGCTGATGAAGATAGAGCAAGAGGCGGTGGTGCTGATGAAGGTGACCGGAGCTTCGGCGGAAACCGATGGCCGCGGGAGGAAACTTTAGCACTCTTGAGAATAAGGTCGGATATGGACGTTGCTTTTCGAGATGCTAGTGTTAAGGGTCCTTTATGGGATGAAGTTTCCag GAAGTTAGCAGAACTGGGTTATAATCGAAGTTCAAAGAAATGTAAAGAGAAGTTCGAGAATGTGTACAAGTATCACAAGAGAACcaaagaaggaagaagcggtAAACAAGAAGGAAAAGCGTATAGATTTTTTGATCAATTAGAAGCGTTTGAATCTCACCCTCCACCTTCATTTCCGCCGCCGCCGCCAAAGCCTCAACCTGCAACTATCCCAACCTTACCAATGCCGGTGGTTAATCCACCCGCACCACCGCCACCTGCACCTGCCCCGGCACCGGCATctcatcctcctcctcctcctcttacTTCTCAAAGTGTTGGTGCATCTCATATTATTAGTCCTACTGTTACATCAATACCGGATCAAGGAATTGTATCAACGGGAATTAATCTGACAGTTCCTCCATTTGCAGTAAACCCTACAGTAATACAAGAGAAAAACCCTATAAATGTATCTTCTTCAGTGCCAAGTTTTTCGGGGGATCTTCTCTCGAATTCGACATCTTCATCATCCACGTCCTCAGACATGGAAATTCAAGGGCGGCGGAGGAAGAGGAAGTGGAAGGATTTCTTTGAGCGGCTGATGAAGGAAGTTATACACAGGCAAGAAGATATGCAGAATAAATTCTTAGAAGCAATTGAGAAAAGGGAACATGAGAGAATGGTGAGGGAAGAATCTTGGAGAATGCAGGAAATGTCAAGAATTAATAGAGAACGCGAAATCTTAGCCCAAGAAAGATCTATGGCTTCTGCTAAAGATGCTGCAGTTATGGCATTTTTACAAAAGTTATCTGACCAGCAAAATCCACCCCCACAGCAACAGCAAGTACCGAATCAGCAGCCGCCGCAGCAACAGATACCCCCTCCAAAACCAGTACAAGCATCGGCACCAGTACCAGCATCAgcacctcctcctcctccccaGCCACAGCAAGCATCGATGACACCACAACCAATACAAGCATCAGCACCAGCACAAGCGATGCAGCCACAAGCAATGCAGTTGGTACCGACCCCGGTTCAGCAGCAGGAAGGGAGAATTGTGGAGTTTAAAGGTGATAACAATGGGGATCAAGCATTAGTAGTAATGTCTGGTTCAGGAGCAAGCTCATCAAGATGGCCTAAAGTTGAAGTTGAAGCATTGATTCATTTGAGGACTACATTAGACTCAAAATATCAAGAAAATGGACCAAAAGGGCCACTTTGGGAAGAGATATCAGCAGGAATGAGAAAGCTTGGATATAATCGGAATGCTAAAAGATGCAAAGAGAAATGGGAGAATATCAATAAGTACTTCAAGAAAGTGAAAGAAAGCAACAAAAAAAGGCCTGAAGATTCTAAAACATGTCCTTATTTTCACCAGCTTGATGCTTTATATAGAGAGAAGAATTCCAATGTTGTCCAATTCAAGCCTGAGAATTCTGTTCCTTTAATGGTACGACCGGAGCAACAATGGCCGCCTCCGCCTGCTCCTCCTCCACCTCCTCCTCAGCCTTCTCAACATGATTCTGTTATGGATGATTTAGAGAGTGATCAAGATCAtgataatgatgatgatgaagatgatgatgaagcCGGCGGCTatgaaattgtaccaaacaggCAAACGTCGATTAGCTCTGCAGGTTAA